A genomic segment from Amphiura filiformis chromosome 10, Afil_fr2py, whole genome shotgun sequence encodes:
- the LOC140161831 gene encoding tripartite motif-containing protein 2-like, with amino-acid sequence MAESQLAEALRRDLLECGICLNRYKKPRGLPCLHCFCHNCLEKHCKGQKTVLCPNCKRPTAIPKEGVSGFPAHFIINTLKDTLDKAKGAVQDAACGNCNLKKATAYCMDFSKPTKTTRLSALTILRSGKVMLPLPASEDQKCKDHEGETKKFYCVTCEKLICRDCCIVLGHRQHQVISLKEASQKQVEKLKNLSRGSEDLKKKCRDAIQKTEDVEKSLAVTSREVNKNLERVKNEYYKQVDAIFKKHKVDARSVEVQNARELGYIKEQLQTTLAKLESACDLATRVTQTGSDYDITSVFPTLSASLEELNEMTEPEAASELLGYVGFKAPAKVDIPDLFSVLAIKPGDKWMQSGQFSTKPGLENPWGIAVDKNGDIALTSYSHKTCKVFSRNGQVKYTFQGCFGAHLFDIAITTDNKYILPGNGEILFYDSQGNRLNYPKVSTCDMNNEPQIPYALTVDTKDRIVAGLLGSTISIHHGQNISKFDAPSQPRWLGIAVTSKGYIAVSSRNDKTLQLMDYSGNNVRVVQPPQEVTEWNPWAVCCSKQGEIFVVNYGNPKAVYHYTADGDQCLGCVITGLDDPTGIAISEDGQQLFVAEYGQCAVKLFQRQ; translated from the exons ATGGCTGAAAGTCAACTTGCAGAAGCACTACGACGGGATCTTTTGGAGTGTGGGATCTGTTTGAATCGATACAAGAAACCCAGAGGACTACCATGCCTCCATTGCTTCTGTCACAACTGCTTAGAGAAACACTGTAAAGGCCAGAAGACAGTGTTGTGTCCAAACTGTAAGAGACCAACAGCAATACCAAAAGAAGGAGTGTCTGGATTCCCTGCTCATTTCATCATCAACACTTTAAAAGACACACTGGATAAG gcAAAAGGAGCTGTGCAAGATGCTGCTTGTGGAAACTGCAACCTGAAGAAAGCCACAGCCTACTGCATGGACT TCTCAAAGCCAACAAAGACCACAAGATTGTCAGCATTGACGATCTTACGCTCTGGAAAAGTTATGCTACCACTGCCTGCATCTGAAGACCAGAAGTGTAAGGATCATGAAGGCGAGACAAAGAAGTTCTACTGTGTGACCTGTGAGAAACTTATCTGCAGAGACTGTTGTATTGTGCTGGGTCACCGTCAACATCAAGTCATCAGTTTGAAAGAAGCATCACAGAAACAGGTTGAGAAGCTGAAAAATCTCTCAAGAGGAAGTGAAGATCTGAAGAAAAAATGCAGAGATGCCATCCAGAAAACAGAGGATGTAGAGAAGAGTCTTGCTGTTACTTCAAGAGAAGTCAACAAGAACCTGGAAAGGGTCAAGAATGAGTACTACAAGCAAGTTGATGCCATCTTTAAGAAACACAAGGTTGATGCCAGGTCAGTGGAGGTTCAGAATGCCAGAGAGCTGGGTTACATCAAGGAACAGCTTCAGACAACATTGGCTAAACTTGAAAGTGCCTGTGATCTTGCTACTAGAGTCACACAGACGGGATCTGACTATGACATCACATCAGTCTTCCCTACCTTGTCAGCAAGTCTTGAAGAGCTGAATGAGATGACTGAGCCTGAAGCTGCATCAGAATTACTAGGATATGTTGGGTTCAAAGCACCTGCTAAGGTTGATATTCCAGATTTATTTAGTGTGTTGGCAATCAAGCCTGGAGACAAATGGATGCAGAGTGGGCAGTTCAGTACCAAGCCTGGATTGGAGAACCCATGGGGAATTGCAGTCGACAAAAATGGTGATATTGCTCTGACAAGTTATTCACATAAAACTTGCAAAGTATTCTCAAGGAATGGTCAAGTCAAGTACACCTTCCAAGGTTGTTTTGGTGCACACCTTTTTGACATTGCCATTACTACGGACAACAAATACATCCTCCCTGGCAATGGTGAGATTCTGTTTTATGATAGCCAAGGCAACAGGTTGAACTATCCAAAGGTATCTACTTGTGATATGAACAATGAACCACAAATCCCGTATGCTTTAACTGTAGACACAAAAGATAGGATTGTAGCAGGATTACTTGGCAGCACAATCTCTATTCATCATGGGCAGAACATATCCAAGTTTGATGCTCCATCACAACCAAGATGGCTTGGTATTGCTGTCACTTCAAAGGGATATATTGCAGTTTCTTCCCGTAATGATAAAACCCTACAACTGATGGATTACTCTGGTAACAATGTCAGAGTGGTGCAGCCTCCACAAGAAGTCACTGAATGGAACCCATGGGCTGTCTGCTGTAGTAAGCAAGGTGAGATATTTGTTGTTAATTATGGTAACCCGAAAGCTGTATATCACTACACAGCCGATGGTGACCAGTGTCTTGGATGTGTCATCACAGGACTAGATGACCCAACAGGTATTGCTATCTCAGAGGATGGACAGCAACTGTTTGTAGCAGAATATGGTCAATGTGCAGTGAAGCTATTCCAGAGACAGTAA